tgagctctatctctctctctccttttagaaagttttataataaatctatctctctttccttttcgattGTTTTATAACACGtatgacattttttttccttgattttcatcttcattctctctctttgtaATTTTTAGTTATTCTCCATATCAAGAATCCTCTTTAGCTCTAGTGAGGTAGCTGACACTTTGCTGTAGTTCATTTTTGAAGGTATATTGCCTTCATTGTACTTTCTTTTTTGGCTCTGCCACTATCCTTTGTAGCACTTtagtaagaaataatatttgtagttttattGACTGACCCCACTGTCTCTAAAAAAATTGCACGAGACTTACACCTGTCaagttaaaatgaaaaaatcttgAATTGTTAACATTAAAATAGGAGAGAAGCAACTGgcaatttagaaaatttatgatttagtttaatttataaatttacttttatgaattgctaaaaatatttctgttgataaatattgaaaattatgtttatatattaaaattaagggAGTTCTTCAAAGAGTCAAGATTAGATTGCAGCCTACGAGAACAAAATCTTACAAAGGTGCCCTAGTACAGGTTGCAAATCCACTGTAGCCAAGGCCCGGCCCAATCCCCTCCGTCCTTAAGTACAACGAAGCAAACGAAGTACTTGATAGAGCGCTTCCTCACTCTGCCACTGCCACTGCTCTACCCCCCCAATCTTCAGCCTATAACCAGTAACCAGCGCCTCACGAAAACCCGTATTCGCAGCAAAACGAACAAGAGAGCTAGAAAACATGGGAAGCAGATTGGGAAGACGAGTGGTCCACATGGCCAACCTACCAATCAAGCTGCTAATGCCCAGCACCTTCACCAACATCCAAGAGATCGCCCTCAAGACCATCCCTTCAGCCTCCAAAATCGAAATCAAGCGCGTCCTCGAGTCTCTTTACGGCTTCGAGGTCGAGAAGGTCCGAACCCTTAACATGgagggaaagaagaagaaacgtGGCGGCCTGTTGATCGCAAAGCCTGACTACAAAAAGGCATACGTGACTCTGAGAAACCCGCTCTCCATCTCGCCGGAGATGTACCCGATTCGGATAATCGAGGAGGATAAGCGGCAGATGAACAAGCAGTCCAAGTCGAGCGTCGTCGAGGAAAGCGAGGGGAAGAGACACTGGCTCGATGAGAAGGCTAGGGCCGTGAAAGCTGGTGATAGATTTGGCAATCGAGGTCGTATCGGCCAGCGGGGCGACGTGGCCAAGTTTCCGTGGAGTAGTATGAGGTCTGCTGCTAGTGCGAGGTAGAATGTTGTGAAatgttatattttgtatgtttttatgGTTCTGTTGAGGTTAATGGTCAATGTGATGGTGGTCGTTTAATGGTTTTTAATTCGCGAACCTTTTTATGGATTagaataataaacttatttaaGGCTAAAGAAGAGTTAGAAAAGCCTTTAAATGGGTCGTGGAGCATTGAGATTTTGATGAAGAGAAATTTGCTTTTGATATTGATGCTAAATTGTTGAAGCATGCGTGATTGGTGCTTCTCTCAGTTTTTGCTAACGGAATATGCATGCTTGTGTAGTATATATTAAAAGTGGATGATATTGGACATTGAAGAGTGTAAGCCATTTGCAATTCCTATCAGGAGATAAGCTCGTAGGTATGATGAAAACAGAAAACTACAtaatttaaacttaattttgaaatttactcTTCAACAGATCAAACATTTTGCTTGATATGGAACCAATGTAGCATTAAATCTGGAAATAGTATATGACCAAAATTAcgatcttcttttatttattgtcgATCCGATATTATGCGCATCTGCTATATTCTTTGTGACTGGGCAAGCATTACATAAGGCAGATAGTCGTCTTTCTCTGCGCCTTGCATAAAGAAACCCACTGAATCTGGAATTGGGTATGCATAATCCTCACAAGGCTTTTTGATGGACTTGAGCATCTATGGTACAGGATGTTTGATGGTAGACAATTTATGAGAGGGATAGCCTTCTTCTGAAGGCTTTGGGTCTCTGCTGTTCATCTCTAGTTTCATCCTCATCCACTTTTGCTTGGAAAGAGTTTTTTATCTTCCTCCAACTGAAACTCCAACCTGATACTCTCTTTTGCTTGTGGCTCCGCTTTTCATACTCCCGTTGTAGATCAGAGTAGTCACTCTGCAACTCTGCCATTGTCATCTTTACAATTTCAAGCTCTGCCTTGAGAGTCTTTATCTCTGTGTCTGTAGATGACTGGTTTCCTGCCTGTTCGGTGATATTGCCACTTGGTACTGGCTCCTTCTCTACCATTGCTGCCCTCATCTTTACTTGCTCTGAAAAGAGCACCTGCATGGCTAATCTTTCTTCCTCGTATGAGACATGTTAAGTTTGATACGTTGAGCTCATGTGCTTTATATATGTTAAGTGCCTATATGActgaacccttttttttttggattgcaTCTTTTATATGTAATATGTCTGCAGGGTCTGTGCTTTTGGCATGCATTCTTGTAACAGCTATAGATTGTTGTATAGCAGAACTAGAGAACCGAAATGATCACCTTTTTATGAGGTTTTGAAATTCATCTTAGGATTTTGTAATTATGCCATTTATCAGACACCGTCTTCTATACTACATATCTCTGAAGGATTGTTGGCATTACTTTGTAGGAGTGATGATGTTAGGCCTGATGATCATTTTTTATCTAACACTAGTTCTTAGCATCTAGTCTGCTCCTATTGTCAATTGATGAAAGAGCTTATTTCAAAACCAAGTAATCAAGATTTTGGGGGATGGAAAAGATTAACTATTATGAATTAATGAGATACACGAGTGTTATGCAAGTAAAGATCTAGAATTCATAAAAACTATACCTGGACAACAGTTCGTAGAGGCAATCGGTCATTTTgtgcagcatgcatgcatgcgtcaAGAGACAATTTCTCGCAGTTCATTATTTTGCACAGTCTTCTCCGGTCATGCTCAGATAGTAAAGGATGAGTCTGaaatgtatattatatagtagagttccaaaagaaaaaatactttAACCTCCTCCCCCAGAAGGAAGAAGATATAAGAGaacaagaatgagaaaaagttaaaaggtAAAACCTTGAGATAGGTGTCGATGGCTCTGTAGAGACCATCGTCGCATGTTCGAGCATTTTCTGGCAATGCTTCagctaaaacttgaaatttagtGATGGAGAGATTTTGGTCTCTTGCAATTTCTGCTAGGTAATTGTCTAGGAGCTTACTAATATTACATTTGCCAGacttctgctgctgctgctgctgttcaTGCATCAAAAAATATTCCACTATTCTTTGCACAACATCTGTATCATGCATTGCGCATTGTTCTGGTGAACTGCACCAACCATATGGAAAATTAACAAGGAAGTATTGCTAACTTGATGGAGGAAAAATATTAGGTAGTCCTGGAGTATAGATGATGTGGTACTCTCATTCTATCCTCGGATGCCTTGtcattaaaattacttttatgagtcctaatttttaatgatgtcaTTCTGTGATAGGATAAAAGTACCATTTTTACAAGACTCTAATGCCACATTattcaaaatgagagagaggaaGTAAATATACTCACTTCACCAGTTTGGCATTTCTATAATTAGGAATCAGAAGATCATTGACATTGGCATCTTCTAACATAATCCCAACTCTCTTCTCAAGATCTGAAATCAGAGCTGGTGTTGCCGAACATACCATTGCCATCCTTAACATCTTGAACAAGAACTTACATGAAACAGCTTCTTGTTGAGGAGGAAGCATACTTATTAGGCTTTCAATGATTGTTTTTTGCTCTTTGCTGTGTCCGATGCCCCCTCCCTCCTTCCCACCATAAACACTGACCTGCAGCTCATTCTTTCCATACCCATAACCTTGTAGTCCTCCTAACTCGATGTCCATACCTGGAAACCATCTATCTGCATAGTGCATGATACATTTACCTATGATCTTTGGTTTTGTTACTCTTGCTTTTATTGCAGCTATAATTCTAATGAAATGTTCAATTCCAAGGGTAGCCACATCATCAAACCACCAGCCTTCTTCGTTAGCTGCATCTCCAGATGTTGAGATTTCTCTAGAAGCCTTCCAAGCTATTGAGTCACAACATCTCCTCACGATTTGGAGATTTTCAGCCCATGGAGATAAAGTTTCACAGGATTTTATAACAGTAATGGTGTCTTTCCATGAGGAAAGTACTACAAATGTGAGGAAAGCCtctgttttggcaatgagattTCCATCTTCAAATTCTTCGGTCATCTCTAGAAATTCTGATGCACACCTTAGCGGGGCTATGTTGTTAGAGTTAAAGTCTACTGGGAGACCACAACAGAATCTTAGAACAACTGCGAATGTTTCTGATCCTCCTGGGAAGTTTTCAAGCTTGAGGTCATACCCCATATTTGAGATCGAAGGCTGAAGTTCTAATCGTTGTATGTAGCCACATTTTGACACCAAGGGATACTGTTTCAGAAGAAATAGATTAGTTTATACTTCTGGATATTTATATCTTCCCTTTAGGCATCTAGATTGATACGAAAAAGTCTTATCCAAACCCCGATGAAGAAAAACTAGTATTGAGGAAAAAGTATGGTATTGTATAAGGTTCACAGGCAGTCCCATTGAAAGGGGAAGAGGGACTTGTTTATTACCTTACACCAGGCAAACTGTtgccttaaaaaaatttaagcgGGTAGaggattcttttttttattttttatttttatttttactttctaGAAATGAAAGATAGTGTTAAATTTAGAGTTTTACAAAGAGAAAAGGTTTTACATCAGGATCAATAAGtaagtttttgatttttttttaaaatcttggtGGATGTACCAGTTGTGACAAGAACATTCACCATCACAAtagtttaaaaaagaaaaatgaaaggagACAAgcgattccttttttttttttttttggctctttTGGCCttaaaattgtgaaaaaatagCATTAATGTTCCATGAAAtttaacaacaaaaataattgtGCAACTTGTATACATCCATTTGTGTATAATATGCTTCATATCACAGTTAAGGTAGTCAAATCCTCTAATTAACAAATTAGACTGAGTGAAATTGGTATCCCAACGTGCATGAGGATGGCATGTATTTAtgcttaatatatttttgttttttaaaggtATGGATTGTAGCTTTCGTTTAGCTTGTTGGAAATGAGTTTCGAGAGTTTTGTGAATTTTGAAAATCGAGTTGTATCTTTTGTGTTGTTGGTAGTTACCTTGTGAACATTAAAGGTGATTCCTTGAACTTGGATTGATAAATCTGTAGGCGTTAGAGAAGTGACAGACCTGCAAGGAAGATAACATTAGACGCAGAGATGAGAAGCagttgaaaacaaaaaaggattggaggaaaaatgtgcaaaaaCCAAATACTATACCAGAGAACTCATATTAGCTTAGCATTTCTCTAGAAACAACATGCTGTGCATATCTAATGGGAAAATGGTGTTTATTGCCAATTGTAAACTAGCTTTTCTATTACCATGAGTGTTCTTTCTCTTCAAAGCTATCAGCTGGAGCGGCGAGTTTGCCAGGGATCACGATGCTTTGGTCATGAACTTGGTCATTGCCATCGGAATCACTTCCAAGGCTTCTTGGTGGACTCTCTTGAAGTGACTTCTTCATGGTGATTCTCTGGCTCGAGAGTGGAGATATGTCATGAGTGACAATAATAATAAGACATTGGGTAGTTGGATATGGTCTAAATAAATGCCTGAAAAGTGAGTATGTGGTTGGACTCGGAGTGCCTTTATGAGGGTTGGTGGATTGTTCATTTTGTTCCTCTCTTTTCCCGAAATTCGATTGTGACACTGGGAGAATTAGGTCAGTGTAATGTTAGCCATGTTCATTTTGAACCACATAATTAAGCATGGACTGATACCAATAAATGGTTGTGGCTCAGACTAAGCTTGATTTTTTCTGGCAATTAAAGCACCTAGATATGATCTCTTAATTGTGGATCtcattaaatagaaaaatgcaCAAACATTGATGTTACGTCCGTTTGAGATTTTAGAGATTGAATGCATATGATAATTGTATTTAGTGATCACTTTCCACTTCTTCCAGTTCCTGCATGAAATAGACAGGATGCTatctgtttttcctttttttccccaAAGGTTGAGATATAAATGGATCCATCCAGGAACACCCTCTGGAATATGAATGGGCAGCATTAAAAATGCTCATTGTGTAACTGCTTTCAACAATATGTGCTTTTGCTGTGTGGTAAAAGAGTGTACGTTCATGCTTGTACAAATTAGTAATAAATGTGTGGCTGTTAAGGCAAATaagacccttttttttttctcttttgggaGAATGTTACATACAATGGGAGAAAGAGAGAACCCTGAATCAGTCAGCAACCGAGGCAGAGATGGACGAGGAGGAAAACATGGGGGAATTGGGGTTCAAGCAAGTAGCTCGAACATGGGTTCCTTCTGCTGAGAATTCCAAATTGTAAAGACTAGTTTGTCATTTGTTTTAAGAGAAATGTTAATTctacttaaaaaatttataaatatttatttttatatatgtcaaTTATTGATGTGTCAAAGATTTCAAAATCTTGtaggttttttataaataaaattacaaatacacGTCGCACTACtcttattttaacaatatttggTGGAGGCCTTTCAAGTGCGGTGTTGATTTTTACGTTTCATTGGACATGGGCCAACCTTTGCGTATGGAATGGATAAATTGTCTAAGCTAATTTGTCTTTGGGGTCCTTCTATCAGTACCAATAAATCGAccaataaatatgaaaaaaattcttatttttttctttttgtttacatatatatttttttaatttttaaatatatatttttttaaaattactaattaCATTTTCTTGGCCATaaagtgttttttattttattttattttttattattaagtatCGGTCAAATTAGAGTCCAATCCATCAGATCCCAGAATTTTCCTTTGTGTGTGAGTGCAGCAGCCAGCAAGCACTGTTCTTCAGGTTCGGCCTAAGGTATCGGCTGGGCTTCACCCGAAATTTTAAAGGATTTTGTTATGTACAAGTAAAGttatgtattaatctatatattaatactgatattttcatatttaaaatttaaatttaaattatttttaataaaatttattttttgaccaattatattagattgatatacatattaatacatatttatacttgtaattaaatttttgcatATCTAAATCCTGGAGTCCTTTCATTGGAATGGTTTGTTCGTTTCACCGAGATGTTCGATAATTGTaaagtgcttttttttttttttttttttaaatttttatcttgtatacgtctttttaagtatttttgaaatcactttaaatattttaaaaaattcataaactcatttaaaaatatttcctttaacaattaatttaaaaaaagggAATCTATAGCTTTTATCTGACATCATTCCCCTTTTTCATTTGCAGATTCgaggaattttttttccttgattaATATTAGATATGTTATGAGTAGTGTAAGTGTCGcgtattcttttaaaaaagagtatgatctattattaaaagattaattttttatattgattcAATATTTGTTAGTGAAATtacacattaataaaataaaaattacaataaaattaaaattaagaagaaaCTAATTTAGATTGAGACATGAAAATCTAGTTTTCTTTTAAGGAGATTCGAGTCCTCTGTGCTATTCTAAGTTTCAATTTAACTGGtacaataaaatttttcttgatttGACTTTTCTAAAATATAACAATTCAACTGATCATTATATGACCCGAATTAACTCTGTATAAGTGGTTGAACTCAAAACTCtaacaaaaaaatacatttattttatttagaaatagtCTCAAAATTATCCATGTACAATCCtctatttttttgtctttttttttttttttttttttctctaccaATTTTTCTATATGTTGTATAGATAGACAACACAAAATAGAAAATTGACACTGGACGTACGCACCCtgacttttttcaaaaagttcaaccatacaaataaaaaaggagTAGCAGACTTTCATCCGGCAACTGGACAATAAAGAGAATAAAGACACCCGAATTAATATAAGAAACGTCTTCTAGGCCCATTAACGCATGAGGCATTAAAGGTGGAAGGCCCTGAAGTCTCGCATATTGCCGTAGTTACAATAACATGTTGGCAGGCTACGTCAAACAGCAGGGTTGAAAAACGGACAATAAGGACGATAatgaacaattaaaatttattaacaaaTGAATTAATCTCATTTCTACCGAATTAACCTTCAATTCCATGGAGGAattctttgatatttttaaaagcattacttttattattttaataaacgtacttgtattttgaaaaaatatccAAAAGTTGATAAAATATCTATTTCTTTCATCTATTTCTTTGACGAGTTAAAATTCATTCAAATTCACAATAAATAGTGGGAATTAAATCTAACAATTTGGTATTTCTTAACATTTTTATGAGaccattttgtaatttttgcttACCTATAaacttcatattttttataaaacaaaaaatcatttgTTAGTTTGGGAATTAATCTTAAACTACTCAATTGCAACATATCTTCTATTGATATGGCATAAGTGTGCATGCCAAAATTTAACGAAGAAAGCATATAAAGAGAAACATCTTATGCTTTATTTACAATATTCAATTTAAACATTTCATCACAAGCATAACTATTGCCCACAAAAGCTCCATTTTTTGTAATTACATATTGATGAAATTCTATAGTTTGTTTGAAGTCGGctttattaagtaaaaaatttgaCATCAAATTTTTCCTCATAGATAGTGTAAAGAGTACATCTTTGATCTACATACGTCCAAAGATGAATTTTAGCTCAACCTCACTACTCCCTACAACTTTGATTTTACTTAAATCACCAAGCGTAATTGTTTTCTCTTCTATAAATGGAGTATAATTTTTGAACCAATTTTTATTACAGCAGACATACTTATTGGCACTGGAATCTACCCATGGCCACCACCCTTCAATATATTTATGAAGCAAGTTAGTGTCTGTAATCATTGCTACAAATGGTTCTTCAATTACGTTAACTTGATGATTATTTTTTAGCTTCAAAAATTTATAAGTTCGAGCAAATTGTCCACTTTTGCCAAACAAAATAGGATTAAATTTGTAAAGGGGGTCTTTGGTTCTTACTCTATTGGTTTGGAAAACCTTTTTTGTGAGGtctactaattttattttatttttttaaaattccggATTCAAACAATTGTTTCTTGAATTCCAACTTCTGGGCAAgacataattttcataaaataaatttgccTTTGTCGTGAAAACGTACGAGACATTCAAAAGGTTTAAGTAGAAGAGCACATTATACTTCCATCTCTTAAACTAAGCTTCATTGAAACTTAATGGCTTGTTGAGAACTCCAAAgtttttcatacatttttcaACTGTAGGTTTCATATAAATTTCCTTAAACTTGTTTGTGAAATtacacattaataaaataaaaattacaatgaaataaaataaaaaagaaaccaatTTGAACTGATACACGAAAATTTTGCTCTCTTTAAGGAGATTCAAACCCTTTGCAATATACTAAGTTTCAATTTAATCAGTGCAGCAGAACTACTATTGACTTGACTTCTCTAGGATACAACAGCTCAATTGATCATTTTATAACTCGAGTCAACTCTGCACAAGTAGTTGAGCTCAAAACTCTACTAAaagaacacattttttttaatcctgaGGGATAGATCAGTTGATCAGGCCTTAAGTTTGCTATCCGATGGTTACCAATTCGAATCCTCTCAGGTCACTGGAGGTTTACCTCACAGTTAACTTTAGGGTTCTATGAGATCAGTTAAGGTGCACACAAGTTAGCCCGAACATCTATgaatatccaaaaaaaaacacacacacacacatttattttatctaaaaatacTCTCAAAATTATATACGTTCAATCCTCTTTGTTTCTCTCTATcagtttttctatatattgtATAGATAGACCAGACCACACCACACTGAGAATAGAAAATTGACACTAAACGGACGCACCCTGACTTTTTACAAATAGCTCAAccatccaaataaaaaataaaaataaaaagtagcaGACTTTCATCCTGCAACTGGGcaataaatagaataaagacaccaaaattaatataagaaaCGTCTTCCAGGACCATTAACACATGAGGCATTAAAGGTAGAAGGCCCTGAAGTCTCCCCATATTGCCGCAGTTACAATAACACGTTGGCTGGCTACGTCAAACAGCATGGTTGAAAAACGGACGATAAGGACTATAATCAACAGTTAAAACTTAACAACGTTCACCCAATTTAATAGAGTTATAAACGTATAATAACGGTGAACCATTAACAGCTGAAGAATAAAACCACATTAATGACTATCCTCAATATCAAATGGCACCGTACTATCACttaaacaaatttcaaaaactatatttattaaaaaaataccaacgatatttatttatttaaaaaaataataatatacagCATTTATGTactctataactataaatattatttttatttttccttttaacacGTTTACCTTTCTCATGCACGCATCCATTTACAaattcatgcatgcattacTGGTCTAAAACttgcacttttttaaaaaattattattccgGTGTGCGATTATAAGAGCATTGATATTGGTTTgattaaattcattttcaaatttgaccaatatcaatatttttttatatttgcatattccatctaaattcaatgcccacattgaattagccattcattctctatataataataaactattattaaattaataatttttttaatttaatttatttgatcacattttgtaattctaccaattaaatattaataataattatattctaattaaattaatattaaaaaagtattattaaatgttaataataattatattctaattaaattaatattagaaaaagtattattaaatgttaataataattatattatattaaattgatattactaaaaagtattattaaatgttaatagtaattatattctaattaaattaatattaaaaaaagtattattaaatgttaataataattatattctaattaaattaatattaaaaaattattattaaatgttaataataataattatattatattaaattaatattacaaaaaagtattattaaatgttaatagtaattatattctaattaaattaatattaaaaaagctattgttaaatgttaataataattatattatattcaattaatattaaaaaatattattaaatgttaataataattatattttaaatgttaaatgttaattatattctaattaatttaatttatttgtttggaatgagaaattaatattttaatatttgatgaatgaatagtgGTCTTCCATCTTTAGCAATCACTGTagcaaaaatctaaattattttagatttgtccAATCTAATATGAAGGATTTTTGAgccaaattatgtaaaatttgacaAAACATCTTATTTGGCTAAGCCAATGTGGATGTCCTAAGAGTGCTCACAATGGTTCctatatcttattttttttaaatacatcattaaaaattattttttctattttatatactaacttttataatagaccatatatatatattatatatatatatcagtttatctattttttatatatatataatttaaatattttttttttaattttttttattcatttttaatagaataaGCAATTGATGTCATTTTGTTTTTAGCACTGTGTGCAGTGCACGAGCAAATGTTACCAGACATACGCACCTAATTTCCTTCGTAGCCCAAACAACTATTGGTGGCTGAATGTATGATAAAAAAGAGGTTTTTAATTCTgagatattttctataatttttcaaagataCCGAACAGAGTGATCTATAAAAGTTTGAGCAATCTACAAATTCTtactatttcttattttattggcAGGTTCACCTACAATGGAGAAGTCCTTGTTCTTGTCCCTGGGTATTTGACTAGAAGCACACCTAAAATGTAAACGATCAAAGCCATTAGAAGAgaggaaataattaaaaatattttagaggtGTGAACAGTATTCTATACATCTAGAGGATTACTAtagtaaaatgtaaataaagatGAAAATACAAATCCATTGGAAGGTACTTT
This is a stretch of genomic DNA from Carya illinoinensis cultivar Pawnee chromosome 3, C.illinoinensisPawnee_v1, whole genome shotgun sequence. It encodes these proteins:
- the LOC122303621 gene encoding BTB/POZ domain-containing protein DOT3-like isoform X2: MKKSLQESPPRSLGSDSDGNDQVHDQSIVIPGKLAAPADSFEEKEHSWSVTSLTPTDLSIQVQGITFNVHKYPLVSKCGYIQRLELQPSISNMGYDLKLENFPGGSETFAVVLRFCCGLPVDFNSNNIAPLRCASEFLEMTEEFEDGNLIAKTEAFLTFVVLSSWKDTITVIKSCETLSPWAENLQIVRRCCDSIAWKASREISTSGDAANEEGWWFDDVATLGIEHFIRIIAAIKARVTKPKIIGKCIMHYADRWFPGMDIELGGLQGYGYGKNELQVSVYGGKEGGGIGHSKEQKTIIESLISMLPPQQEAVSCKFLFKMLRMAMVCSATPALISDLEKRVGIMLEDANVNDLLIPNYRNAKLVNSPEQCAMHDTDVVQRIVEYFLMHEQQQQQQKSGKCNISKLLDNYLAEIARDQNLSITKFQVLAEALPENARTCDDGLYRAIDTYLKTHPLLSEHDRRRLCKIMNCEKLSLDACMHAAQNDRLPLRTVVQPCRCSFQSK
- the LOC122303621 gene encoding BTB/POZ domain-containing protein DOT3-like isoform X1 translates to MKKSLQESPPRSLGSDSDGNDQVHDQSIVIPGKLAAPADSFEEKEHSWSVTSLTPTDLSIQVQGITFNVHKYPLVSKCGYIQRLELQPSISNMGYDLKLENFPGGSETFAVVLRFCCGLPVDFNSNNIAPLRCASEFLEMTEEFEDGNLIAKTEAFLTFVVLSSWKDTITVIKSCETLSPWAENLQIVRRCCDSIAWKASREISTSGDAANEEGWWFDDVATLGIEHFIRIIAAIKARVTKPKIIGKCIMHYADRWFPGMDIELGGLQGYGYGKNELQVSVYGGKEGGGIGHSKEQKTIIESLISMLPPQQEAVSCKFLFKMLRMAMVCSATPALISDLEKRVGIMLEDANVNDLLIPNYRNAKLVNSPEQCAMHDTDVVQRIVEYFLMHEQQQQQQKSGKCNISKLLDNYLAEIARDQNLSITKFQVLAEALPENARTCDDGLYRAIDTYLKTHPLLSEHDRRRLCKIMNCEKLSLDACMHAAQNDRLPLRTVVQVLFSEQVKMRAAMVEKEPVPSGNITEQAGNQSSTDTEIKTLKAELEIVKMTMAELQSDYSDLQREYEKRSHKQKRVSGWSFSWRKIKNSFQAKVDEDETRDEQQRPKAFRRRLSLS
- the LOC122303622 gene encoding uncharacterized protein LOC122303622, whose amino-acid sequence is MGSRLGRRVVHMANLPIKLLMPSTFTNIQEIALKTIPSASKIEIKRVLESLYGFEVEKVRTLNMEGKKKKRGGLLIAKPDYKKAYVTLRNPLSISPEMYPIRIIEEDKRQMNKQSKSSVVEESEGKRHWLDEKARAVKAGDRFGNRGRIGQRGDVAKFPWSSMRSAASAR